The sequence below is a genomic window from Felis catus isolate Fca126 chromosome A2, F.catus_Fca126_mat1.0, whole genome shotgun sequence.
GGAGACCGAGGCCCGGATGTGGAAATCCCAGGTGCCAGCGCAGACAGTCCTGCTGGGAGGCCTGGAGCTTCCCCGACCTGCCCATAGGCTGTGCCCCGAGTCCCGGACGCAGCAGCTGACACCTGTTCCCGCAGCCCCCACGGCCAGAGGCCGATAGGCAGGCAGCGCCCAGAAGGGACTGGCGAAGACCATGCGTGTGGCCCAGGTCCTTCACGTCCCGGCTGCCTGGGGGCGCTGGCCACCCGCTCTGCTTTTCTCAACCTGGAGCAGCGGTTTCCTGCCCTGTGCAGGTGGAGACTGTCTCCCGGGAGGTGCCATGGCATCCCCCTGTGGCTGGGACTCCACGAGGCTGaagttctttctttcctggtgGATGTAACGTGTTCGGCACAGAATGCTTCCCGTGTGTACCCCCAGGCTGCCTTTCCACTCTGCCCCCGCAGATACACCCCGATTACTGCTGAATGTGGAGTTTGTGACCCTCCCTGACGTTGGATGCCCAAGGCTGTGATGGGGCCAAAGTGGGCTTCACCCCAGATGGTGAGATCCCAGGGAGGGTCCTCTGGCAATGCTGGTGAGCATGGCTTGGTGCCAGCTGCATACAGTGGGTCTATAGGAAACTTTGAtccccactccccctgcccctgctctcctgGCTCCATGGCTCCTGGGTCCAGTAGTCACTGGTCAGAGGGGCAGGGCGCCCAGCCTAAAGGGACATCAGAAGGAGGGTCTCAGTGCTGGTCTCTGGTCTCCGGGCCTGCCACCCTGGATCTTTCTGGAGCTCTCTTCTGACCAGCACCCCTGGCCCTGCCTAGACCCTCCCCTGGTGGCTCTGGGCCTTAACAACAGGACCTGAGCCTGTCGCACAATATTTAGGGCCTTTGTCTCCTGTTCCATCTGCTGTCTTTCTAGCTTCTGGGCAGGAGACCCCTGAGTCCTTTCCTGAGCACACGGCCCTCTTCCTGGTCCCTGCTTCACCTACTCTACTGTTGGGGAGGCCCTGCTTCTCCTCTGAGACCTGCCTGGGCTGGCACCTTCTGTGGGAAGTGCCCATGCATGGCTCGgtgccctctctcctgctcttggCCGCCCCGCTCTGGACTCTCCAGGAAAGCAGTCATGTCAAGGACCAGCCTGTCATCAGCCCTCACGGGGCATCCCTCCTGCCAGGCTGTGCGTGGTGATCGGCTAGCCCGTCCTCCGCACCTGGCCCCGTGCTTGCACGCACTGCGAGGACGGCCCCCCCTCTTCGTGTTCTCTGCTGGGGGAAAGACAGGTTGCTAGATGGACACTCAAGACAGGTGCTGGGAGGCGCTGGGAGAGGTGGCTGCTGGAGGGATGAGGGATTAGGGGAGGCAGATAAGGCCTCGAGGGTGTAAGACATGCATAACACGATAGGTCCTCCCTATTGGCCCACCCTGCACTCCGTCTCTCCAGTAGGGGTGACTGGGCAAAGTGGCCTCTGACTGGGAGTCACAGAAGTCACAGTGGCATGGACTTGGGGGCGTGAAAGGCTGGGCAGAGCCGTGACACCCATGGGGGGCAGGAGGACCTGAGATTCACAGACAGGCTCCGACCCCTGGCAAGAGCAGCCACCcacaggacagagagacaggtggCCCCTGAGGCCTCCAGGAGGACCCGCCCCACTTGTGTTGTTGTGGCCAGAGAAGAGGAGAGATTCTCTCTGGGTTTGGTGGCCATTTGGTTTCTTACTACTCCTCTGAGGCAAGGAGTGGCAATTGACATTTGGGAAATCAACCTACACAGAGAGGAACTTCCACTACGTGTTGGACGAGCGagaccaggggtgggggtgggggcctcaCTGGGCAAGTGCACAACAGGGTGCACTGTCCAGGGCTGGCACTGGCCCACACACAGTAGGCGGGCCCTGAATGTGTATCAGACCGCCCTCTCTTTCACATACGTCTTTAAGGGACCATCTCAGGTGGACCCCACAGATTCTGAGGAGGGCAAGTCAGAAAATTCAGAGCACAAGTTCTTCTTGAGGGAATGGAATCATTGAGGAAACCACATGAAAACTAGCATTCAGGTAGTCGAAAGCATCGGTAGGCTCCTCACCCAGACGCTGAACTTTGCTctgtaaaaataatgacaaacacGACCTTGAACTTGTAACTGTGGTGATTTCCGCCGACCTTGTTTTGATTGTAGCTGGAGCCGTGGCCAGGGATACAGCAGAGCAAAGACGAGGGTGCTTACGCCAGGCCCCAGGCCCGGCCCAGTAGCTGCAGGGGGAGCCGGTAGGTTAACTATGATTTGGTTACTCTTGAGGTTGATGATGCGAAGGATATGCAAGTGTCTGACTGTGTGAAATGGTGTCGTATTCACTAGTAACGTAAATCCAGAAGGGTAAGAGTGTGCACAGGGGAGGCCAGTCCCTCAGGGACCTGATCTCTCACCCATCCCCACCAAGGCAGGCACTGATCCCGGTGTCTTATCTGTTCTTCCCCCCTTTCCATGAATTTAGAGTCACAGAGACATGTCTCTATTCATATTACCTTTTTTATACAGACATTGCATATTCTGTACTGTCCCGGGGAAATTATTCCTAACTTGTAAAACTTCACTGGTCTTGGGAATTTCTCTATGTGTGAATGTCGAGCCGCCCCCTTGTTGTTAACAGCTGCCTAGTTTCCGGGGACCTGGCGTCCACCTGCTGGTCCTGGGGACAGGCGGTCCCACTTCTCACTGCCTTTAAAGGTACAATGACGTTTTTTCCTTGCAACCTCAGAGGATAGCCAAGAAATGGCAGTTTTCACTAAAGAAAAAGACTCGTTAATCAAGGCTGGATAAAAATTTGGTCTGCATGGGAAAGTCAGGAAGCCTGGGGTCTGGGCTCCTTTCTGCAGCCCTGGCCCTGTCTCTTCATGGGCTCTGAGTTCTGGTCCCTTCTGGAAACCAGTGAGCGGTCTCTGGGGGCTGAGGTgaccctggggaggagggtggcacTAGCCCTGGGGGAAtgtcccttccctcccagcctccctcaggGGAAAGGCTGTGATGAGTGCAGGCCGTGGGACTGGAGGCCTTCCTGCAGACGGAGAAGTAGTTACGGGCTTCGTCCTAAAAACTGCCCagggctcctccctccctctccctgggccttggtttccccgtTTGAAAACTGGCAGATGGGCTGGCCTCGCGCAGCTCCTGACTTCTGCTCCCCTCGGGTCTGTGGACGACCACGCTGCTTGGCGGGCAGGGGGATGCCCTTGAACAAAGCAAGCGCTGGCCGTGGGCTCCTGGTTACAATTGCACTTTTCTCCAGGTCAGAACAGTAACAACAGGACAAACACGGCTGGAAACCTGGACCGGtaaccctccctccacccacgGTTTGCGCAGGGCCTTGGGCGCACGagcaaaacaaacttttttttccaaacttattttgaACGCCAGCCCTAAGCACGCAGCGCTGGCAATCATTAACCACCGGCTGAGGCGGGGCCGTCCCGCACCCTTCATAAGGTGCACGCGGCTCCCAGGGAGCACTGAGCACGAGCACTGGCCACCGCACCCCCACCGCCCACAGCCAGTGCCAGTGTCTGTCCGTCCGCCACAGCTGCCTGACGATGCCCGGGGCCCCCGCTGCCTGCGCCTGGCCGCTTCTGCTCCTGCTGGCCACCCGGCTCAGCGTGACCGCCGGGGCCCCCCAGCCTTGGCAGTGCGCGCCCTGCTCGCCTGAGAAGCTGGCACTCTGCCCGCCCGTGCCTGACTCCTGCACCGAGAGCGCCCGGCCCGCCAACTGCGGCTGCTGCCCCTTGTGCACGCTGCCCGAGGGCACTGCCTGTGGCGTGGCCAGTGCGCGCTGTGCCAGCGGGCTCAGCTGCCGGGCGCTGCCAGGGGAGCAGCGGCCCCTGCAAGCCCTCATCCGCGGCCAGGGCACCTGCGTGCCCACCGGTGGTGACACAGGTACGACAGACACCCCCGCcgggtcccccccccccgacctgtCCTCCCACAAGACAGATTAGGGAGGGTGGACAGGGGCAGGGGCTCCACCGAAGGAGTGGCTGGTCGGGAGCAAAGCGGCCGGAGGCCAGAGCTCGAAGGGGAGAGGATCTTCCGTCACCCAGACGAGCCCCACCACCGCGGTCCTGAGGGAGGTGcccaggaaaggggaggagaggtggagggcccccacagccctgtgggagagctggggggagggtggcCGGCCCTCCtttccagggcctggagcctccgGGGAGGCCTGGCGTGGGGATCCCTCCTGCCGGACCCCCGGGGAGGGTTCGGAATGTCCTTTGTAAGGGACTCCTGTGCAGACTGTGCTTTCCCAGTGTTTATAGAACATAATGTGAATGCAGGCTGTAAACCTCGCTACGTTCACTGCCATAGAAAAACAGTGTTTGATGTGTATGTCGCCTCCAAGGACAATCAGACCTTTCCTGAATTTAGCAGCGATTTATTTGTAGTGGGAAGCAGAGGAAACACCCCTTCCTCTaccccctgtccccacctccccatcgGCAGGCAGGCGGACGCACGTCCTCTGTGACTCTCCGAGGACTCCCACAGTCCCGTACTCTGGTAGGAATTCACTAGGGTGACCCTTCCGAGGAGGGACCCTGTTTTTCTGCTGGTTCTCTAACTTCAGAATCAGTAAAATGGAGTCACCTCAATGGTCCTCAAAGGAGTTGGGTCCCCAGGGGCCCTGCAGGAAAGCCAGTGGCTTCCCCCACCTGCTGCTTTAGGAGCAAAAACCCAGGAGGCCCTTGCTAGACCCCCAAAGCACAGAATTGCTGTTGGGTCATCACATTTCCTGGAAACTGTCtgatgcatctttaaaaaaaattttttttaatgtttatttatttttgagacagagagagacagagcatgaacgggggaggggcagagagagagggagacacagaatcggaaacaggctccaggctccgagccatcagcccagagcctgacgcggggctcgaactcacggaccgcgagatcgtgacctggctgaagtcggacgcttaaccgactgcgccacccaggcgccccatgtctgaTGCATCTTTAAAGAGGAAGtgggcaaggggcacctggggggctcagtctgttaagcgtccgacttcggctcaggtcatgatctcctggtctgtgggttcgagccccgtgttgggctctgtgctgatggctgggagcctggagcctgctttggattctgtctccctctctctctctctgcccctctcctggtcatgctctgtctctctgtctctcaaaaatgaataaatgtaaaaaaaaaaaaagctcgaCCACCCTTGGGGTCCCCACCTGGATACACTTGAGGGGGCGGGCAAGGTGCTCGGGGAGCGCTCATGGGTCGGGGTGCTGTATCTTTCAGATGTGATGTCGTCCTCCGAGAGTGCAGATATGACCCAGGAGGAGCTCCTGGAGAATTTCCACCTGATGGCCCCTTCTGAGGACGACACACACATTCTCTGGAACGCCATCAGTAATTACATGAACAGCGGGACTCAGGTCGACACGTGGAAGGTGAGGCCCGGGCGGGTGTCCAGTAGGGCAGGCAGGCTCCGTGGGGCCCCAGGAATCAGAGCTTTCCTTCCCAAGGCGGGTAGACACTGCCCACAGTAGCTTTGTCTGGCTTTTCCCGCAAAGACTTTGAGCGGAGAAGCCTGCCAGGTGGCTTTGGCTGCGGCGTCTGGCCCCGGGCCCTGGAGCTCAGCACAGGACTTTGTGCCCCGTCCACGTTTAAAAATGGTGGTCAgatgcacataacataaaatttatgacTCTGGCCACATTAAAGTGTGGTTCTGCCGCCATCCCCCTCGAGAACGTGTATCTTCCCACGCGGAAACTCTGTCTCCGCTAAACTCAAACTGCCCAGTCCCATCCGATTCGACGGCCGTTTCCAATTCTGCCACGGGAGGGCGACCAAGAACCAGAGTTGGCGCGAAGAGCTGGTTTGTGGAAAAGAGCGAGAACATTGCTCTGGCCACCAGGCACACCCAGAAAAGCGGAGGTTCTGACCCATTTCCCCGACGCTTCAGCATCTCATCTGGAAGTGATGGAGTGTGAAGAAAAGTGCCGTCTTATCTCCAAGTGCCAGGCGGACGGCTTAATCCTCACTTGATCTGGCTTctgtgaaataatgaaatagaggaAAGGTGTTCATAATCCAGAACTCTGTGCTGTGGGAAGAGCTGTGGAGCCCCCACAGGGCAGAGGGGTAGGGGAGAGACCGCAAGGGTGGGGGAGCTTCTGTCTCCCTGCAGCTGTGTGGCCTGCGTTCAGGGAGGGCACCCCATCCTTCatcttgacagctcagagagccg
It includes:
- the IGFBP1 gene encoding insulin-like growth factor-binding protein 1, with protein sequence MPGAPAACAWPLLLLLATRLSVTAGAPQPWQCAPCSPEKLALCPPVPDSCTESARPANCGCCPLCTLPEGTACGVASARCASGLSCRALPGEQRPLQALIRGQGTCVPTGGDTDVMSSSESADMTQEELLENFHLMAPSEDDTHILWNAISNYMNSGTQVDTWKGPCHRDLHEVLGRLSEEQQSSGQLYRFYLPNCSKNGFYHSRQCETSLDDEPGLCWCVYPWSREKIPGSVEVRGDPNCSQYFSR